In one Gemmatimonadaceae bacterium genomic region, the following are encoded:
- a CDS encoding DUF1697 domain-containing protein, protein MALVAFLRGVNVGGHRRFRPSLLAKELGKYDVVNVGATGTFVVRRPESRARFRAALLEKLPFDAVVALCDGHDVAALASDNPFEGNPARPDVVRFVSILSKAGHVPNRLPVVLPDEGEWFVRVIGSRKRFVFGEYRRHMKTIGYLGKIDKLFGAPVTTRNWNTMLSIVRILKVGESAGE, encoded by the coding sequence ATGGCTCTCGTCGCGTTCTTGCGGGGCGTCAACGTGGGTGGACATCGAAGATTTCGCCCGAGCCTGCTCGCGAAGGAGCTGGGTAAATACGACGTCGTGAACGTCGGCGCGACGGGCACCTTTGTCGTGCGCAGGCCGGAATCGCGAGCGCGCTTTCGCGCCGCGCTGCTCGAGAAGCTGCCGTTCGACGCGGTGGTTGCACTGTGCGACGGCCATGACGTGGCGGCGCTCGCGTCCGACAACCCGTTCGAAGGAAATCCGGCTCGTCCCGACGTCGTGCGGTTCGTGAGCATTCTCTCGAAAGCGGGCCACGTTCCCAATCGGCTACCGGTCGTGCTACCGGACGAGGGAGAGTGGTTCGTACGCGTCATCGGGTCGAGGAAGCGATTCGTCTTTGGCGAATATCGCCGCCACATGAAGACCATCGGCTACCTCGGCAAGATCGACAAGCTGTTTGGCGCGCCGGTCACGACGCGGAACTGGAACACGATGCTGTCGATCGTGCGGATCCTGAAAGTCGGCGAATCCGCCGGCGAATGA
- a CDS encoding ABC transporter permease, translating to MERLLADLRVALRRVRKRVGFTIVAVLSLALGIGANTAIFSLVDAILLRRAPLPDAARVAEIYQKQPDFPFSPFSYPDYRDFRDATHSIFSQVSLSRYTAASRDMGDHVEPMMGEMVNGDYFPLLGIKPVIGRLLGNEDDISPGGHAVIVLSYQYWQRDFNGDPHVVGKPLRLAGREYTVVGVAPKSYGGSVAGIAPSFYGSVQMVNQIEGGNTDELTARGNHSGFLKARLAPGASMAQARAVAARFTADMQKRYPKDWAGSSLIVLPETDIAVNPLLDSVVVPAAGALMVVVGLVLLVACANLASFLLAQARDRQRDIAIRLAIGASRRTLVQQLLTESLLLAIVGGVAGVLLSRIALAALLGAKLPVPLPISLDVSLDARVLTFAIAASAVAGLLFGLVPALQATRPAVIEWIKNENVGGGPGRRLTMRSALVIGQVAISLLLVVTAALFLRSLQASMHVDPGFGKAPAAMVWFTIPADKFDSTRRVAVLDEIERRSAAVPGVRSVGVTDNILLNPLSQQGKRINVAGFTPPKGQLGFDIDYAAADSGFFDAAGVTILRGRNFTTADGPSAPRVAIINEVLAQRFWPNQDAIGQTFRADTTTFRVIGVARTTKVRSLGEAPRPFIFGAYKQQFSNNPMLIARTDGNAERTAVRLLAVLRETSPDLLLLQTKTMSSHLAAMVLPARLGAIAFSLFAGLALALSVLGVYGVVSYAVARRTREVGIRLAVGASPAGVVRLLMREGMTLVVVGAAIGIALGLVATRLLEALLFGVRAGDPLTFVGAPLLLLAVGAVASLLPARRASRIDPARVLKTE from the coding sequence ATGGAACGTCTGCTCGCAGATCTCCGAGTCGCACTTCGCCGAGTGCGCAAACGCGTCGGCTTCACCATCGTCGCCGTGCTGTCCCTCGCACTCGGGATCGGGGCCAACACCGCAATCTTCAGCCTCGTCGATGCCATTCTGCTGAGGCGCGCGCCGCTGCCCGATGCCGCGCGCGTCGCGGAGATCTATCAGAAGCAGCCGGATTTCCCGTTCTCGCCGTTCTCGTATCCCGACTACCGCGATTTCCGCGACGCGACCCATTCCATCTTTTCGCAAGTGTCGCTGTCGCGCTACACGGCGGCCTCGCGCGACATGGGCGATCACGTCGAGCCGATGATGGGCGAGATGGTGAATGGCGATTATTTCCCATTGCTCGGGATCAAGCCAGTCATTGGCAGACTCCTCGGCAACGAAGATGACATATCGCCGGGCGGGCACGCGGTGATCGTGCTCTCATACCAGTACTGGCAGCGCGACTTCAACGGCGACCCGCACGTGGTCGGCAAGCCACTGCGCCTCGCTGGCCGCGAGTACACCGTCGTAGGAGTCGCGCCAAAGTCGTACGGGGGCTCAGTCGCCGGCATCGCGCCGTCGTTCTATGGCTCGGTCCAGATGGTGAACCAGATCGAGGGCGGCAACACGGACGAGCTCACGGCGCGCGGCAACCATTCGGGCTTTCTCAAAGCGCGCCTCGCGCCCGGTGCATCGATGGCGCAAGCGCGTGCGGTGGCAGCGCGCTTCACCGCCGATATGCAGAAGCGCTATCCGAAGGACTGGGCGGGTTCGTCGCTCATTGTCCTGCCAGAGACGGACATTGCCGTCAACCCCCTGCTCGACAGTGTCGTCGTGCCGGCAGCGGGAGCCCTCATGGTCGTCGTGGGACTCGTCCTCCTCGTCGCCTGCGCGAATCTCGCCAGCTTCCTGTTGGCGCAGGCGCGGGATCGCCAGCGAGACATTGCCATTCGTCTGGCGATCGGAGCGAGCCGGCGGACGCTCGTTCAGCAGCTTCTCACTGAATCACTCCTGCTTGCGATCGTCGGCGGTGTCGCGGGGGTGCTCCTCTCGCGCATCGCCCTCGCGGCGCTCCTCGGAGCCAAGCTGCCGGTCCCGCTTCCGATCTCGCTCGACGTCTCGCTCGACGCGCGGGTACTCACGTTCGCGATCGCGGCGTCGGCTGTCGCAGGCCTCCTCTTCGGCCTCGTGCCGGCGCTCCAGGCGACGCGTCCGGCAGTGATCGAGTGGATCAAGAACGAGAACGTCGGCGGTGGGCCGGGCCGTCGCCTAACGATGCGCAGCGCTCTCGTCATCGGCCAGGTTGCCATATCGTTGCTACTGGTCGTGACCGCGGCGCTGTTCCTGCGCAGTCTCCAGGCCAGCATGCATGTGGACCCTGGCTTCGGCAAGGCGCCGGCCGCCATGGTGTGGTTCACGATTCCCGCGGACAAGTTCGACTCCACGCGGCGGGTCGCGGTGCTCGACGAGATCGAGCGACGCAGCGCCGCGGTCCCAGGGGTTCGTTCGGTTGGCGTGACCGACAACATCCTTCTCAATCCGCTGAGCCAGCAAGGGAAGCGGATCAACGTCGCCGGCTTCACCCCACCGAAGGGACAGCTGGGCTTCGACATCGATTACGCTGCCGCGGACTCCGGCTTCTTCGACGCGGCCGGCGTGACCATTCTGCGCGGACGAAACTTCACCACGGCCGATGGTCCCAGCGCGCCCCGGGTCGCGATCATCAACGAAGTGCTCGCTCAGCGTTTCTGGCCGAACCAGGATGCAATCGGCCAGACCTTCCGCGCCGACACGACGACGTTTCGCGTGATCGGCGTCGCTCGGACGACGAAGGTGCGCTCGTTAGGCGAAGCGCCACGGCCTTTCATCTTCGGCGCCTACAAGCAGCAATTCTCGAACAATCCCATGCTCATCGCCCGCACAGACGGCAACGCCGAACGAACGGCGGTGCGACTCCTCGCCGTGCTGCGGGAGACCTCGCCGGATCTGCTCCTGCTGCAAACGAAGACGATGTCGAGCCATCTCGCGGCGATGGTGCTGCCGGCCCGACTCGGCGCGATCGCGTTCTCGCTCTTCGCCGGCCTCGCGCTGGCGCTGTCGGTGCTCGGTGTGTACGGCGTGGTCAGCTACGCCGTTGCGCGACGGACGCGAGAGGTGGGGATCCGGCTCGCGGTCGGGGCATCGCCGGCTGGAGTCGTCAGGCTCCTGATGCGCGAGGGGATGACACTCGTCGTCGTCGGCGCCGCGATCGGCATCGCGTTAGGTCTCGTGGCGACGCGACTGCTCGAGGCGCTCCTGTTCGGTGTGCGCGCCGGGGATCCGCTCACCTTCGTCGGTGCGCCGCTGCTGTTGCTTGCGGTCGGCGCGGTGGCCTCACTCTTACCAGCGCGACGCGCGAGCCGTATCGATCCCGCGCGAGTACTCAAGACGGAGTGA
- a CDS encoding CocE/NonD family hydrolase produces the protein MQLSIRTLTLSAACIALASRALAQGPNVADSVFVRQHYTKHEFRIPMRDGVHLFTIAYVPNDASDANRYPIVIQRTCYSVAPYGPTSYPAMLGPDRFMLREKYIFVYQDVRGRYMSEGEFVNARPFVPDSIKARDPKAIDEASDTYDTIEWLLKNVRVNNGRVGQWGVSYPGFYASMGALSRHPALVASSPQAPVTDFFFEDFHHNGALTQAYFYAYPIFGIPRPSLTTENWWGPEVEKIAARGTPDDYFYQLSLGPLSNTTERFYRNNTLWRDIITHPNYDAFWQTRAVPPDLRGVKHALLIVGGWFDAEDLYGPLTVYKTLRKYDNAANARIVMGPFRHGGWGARNVVHTVHGDIYFGDSLETKFQRDVEAPFFGAYLKGSGASTLPEALMFDTGRKEWERFSRWPAPNATRRMYYFHADGSLTTTVPPGSHVSLEYPSDPMKPVPSRCVEPTIEGLTLYHYMSDDQRCFTSRPDVLVFQSDTLRDDVTLGGEITARLHVSTTGSDADFVVKLIDVYPPDMPDSPYQPDTSVHLGGYQQLVRGEIMRGRFRNSFATPTAFTPNQVTSLAFRLQDVLHTFRKGHRIMVQVQSSWFPAFDRNPQRYVPNIYEAKASDFIKATERVWVGRDAASGVEVQVLPR, from the coding sequence ATGCAACTTTCCATTCGTACACTCACTCTTTCGGCGGCGTGCATTGCACTCGCGAGCCGCGCGCTCGCGCAAGGGCCGAACGTCGCCGATTCGGTGTTCGTCCGCCAGCACTACACGAAGCACGAGTTTCGCATTCCGATGCGGGACGGCGTGCATCTCTTCACGATCGCCTACGTCCCGAACGACGCATCGGACGCGAACCGGTACCCGATCGTCATCCAGCGCACCTGCTATTCGGTGGCGCCCTACGGGCCTACCTCTTATCCGGCGATGCTGGGCCCCGATCGCTTCATGCTTCGTGAGAAGTACATCTTCGTCTATCAGGACGTTCGCGGCCGGTACATGTCGGAAGGGGAGTTCGTCAACGCGCGGCCATTCGTTCCGGACTCGATCAAGGCGCGCGACCCGAAGGCCATCGATGAGGCGTCGGACACATACGACACCATTGAGTGGTTGCTCAAGAACGTCCGAGTCAACAATGGACGTGTCGGCCAGTGGGGAGTCAGCTATCCCGGCTTCTATGCGTCGATGGGCGCGCTCTCGCGTCATCCGGCCCTTGTCGCGTCCTCGCCACAGGCGCCGGTGACCGATTTCTTCTTCGAGGACTTCCATCATAACGGCGCTTTGACGCAGGCCTACTTCTACGCCTATCCGATCTTCGGCATCCCACGTCCCTCGTTGACGACCGAGAACTGGTGGGGACCCGAGGTCGAGAAGATCGCCGCCCGCGGCACGCCCGACGACTACTTCTACCAGCTCTCGTTAGGCCCGTTGTCGAATACGACCGAGCGCTTCTACAGGAACAACACGCTCTGGCGGGACATCATCACGCATCCAAACTATGACGCGTTCTGGCAGACGCGTGCCGTGCCGCCGGATCTGCGTGGCGTGAAGCACGCGCTCCTCATCGTCGGTGGCTGGTTCGACGCGGAAGATCTGTACGGGCCGCTCACGGTCTATAAGACACTTCGCAAGTACGATAACGCAGCCAACGCACGCATCGTCATGGGTCCGTTCCGGCATGGCGGCTGGGGAGCGCGAAACGTCGTCCACACCGTGCACGGCGACATCTACTTCGGCGATTCGCTCGAGACGAAGTTCCAGCGCGACGTCGAGGCGCCTTTCTTCGGTGCGTATCTCAAGGGCAGCGGCGCGAGCACGCTCCCGGAGGCGCTCATGTTCGACACGGGACGAAAGGAGTGGGAGCGGTTCAGCCGATGGCCTGCGCCTAACGCTACGAGGCGCATGTACTACTTCCACGCCGACGGGTCACTCACGACGACGGTGCCGCCCGGGAGCCACGTCTCGCTCGAGTACCCGAGCGATCCGATGAAGCCGGTGCCGAGCCGATGCGTCGAGCCCACGATCGAGGGGCTGACGCTCTATCATTACATGAGTGACGACCAGCGCTGCTTCACGTCGCGGCCGGACGTTCTCGTCTTCCAGAGCGATACGTTGCGCGACGACGTCACGTTAGGTGGCGAGATCACGGCGCGACTTCACGTGAGCACTACCGGGTCGGACGCCGACTTCGTCGTGAAGCTGATCGACGTCTACCCGCCCGACATGCCGGACAGCCCCTACCAGCCGGATACGAGCGTGCACCTGGGCGGCTACCAGCAGCTCGTGCGCGGCGAGATCATGCGCGGCCGCTTCCGCAACTCCTTCGCGACGCCCACAGCCTTCACGCCGAACCAGGTGACCAGCCTCGCGTTCCGGCTCCAGGACGTCCTGCACACGTTCAGGAAAGGACATCGCATCATGGTGCAGGTGCAGAGCAGCTGGTTCCCGGCGTTCGATCGCAACCCGCAGCGCTACGTCCCGAACATCTACGAGGCAAAGGCAAGCGATTTCATCAAAGCAACCGAGCGCGTCTGGGTCGGACGTGATGCGGCAAGCGGGGTCGAGGTGCAGGTGCTTCCTCGGTGA
- a CDS encoding dihydrofolate reductase family protein yields the protein MKKLKLQMQLSVDGFVAGPEGQLDWMTFDMDDKLLAFITHLTDSSDTILMGRKMTEGFVKYWENVKPDSPEYEFAKKMVGMPKVVFSKSAKKIDGKNVRVENGPLAEAVNRLKNQPGKDLVVYGGATFVSSLIENRLIDELNLFINPVAIGKGLRIFSQRTALALQKSVAYASGIVVDTYTLRG from the coding sequence ATGAAAAAGCTCAAGCTTCAGATGCAGTTGTCGGTCGACGGCTTCGTCGCCGGACCGGAAGGGCAACTCGACTGGATGACCTTCGACATGGACGACAAGCTCCTCGCGTTCATCACCCATCTCACCGACTCGAGCGACACGATCCTCATGGGCCGGAAGATGACCGAGGGTTTCGTCAAATACTGGGAGAACGTGAAGCCCGACAGCCCGGAATACGAGTTCGCGAAGAAGATGGTCGGCATGCCGAAGGTGGTCTTCAGCAAGAGCGCCAAGAAGATCGACGGCAAGAATGTGCGCGTCGAGAACGGTCCGCTGGCCGAGGCGGTCAACCGTCTGAAGAATCAACCCGGCAAGGACCTCGTCGTCTACGGCGGCGCGACGTTCGTCTCATCGCTCATTGAGAATCGGCTCATCGACGAGTTGAATCTCTTCATCAATCCCGTGGCGATCGGGAAAGGATTGCGGATCTTCTCACAGCGCACGGCGCTTGCGCTGCAGAAATCCGTTGCCTACGCCAGCGGCATCGTCGTCGACACGTATACGTTGAGGGGCTAG
- a CDS encoding ABC transporter permease produces the protein MLTRLASEFAADVRHAVRQMRRRLTFTATVILTLGLGIGATVALLSVVNALLLRPLPYAHEENVRIFWMDYDWRGEEYDFVRARPGVFEAVAAFSTNGAPYHVSANDPGDAKLLGYTVATSSLFDVLGTHAYQGRTLNVEDDRPGAPLVIVISYGMWKQDLGADPHVIGHQLVLDGKPVTVVGVMPKGFYFPTPEMRAWRPLQLDASTSFYHDVGYLTLLGRIRAGVAPELVQSDIQRIGRALGAQYTYTVGWDKAKNPSSLPVRTYLLGNVRGAVLLLFGAVTLLLLIACANAAALILARTSDRTGELAVRVALGANHRRLARQILTEAFVLALGAAVLGTAIAVGGFGVLIASLPLQGGLDEAVTMGWVTFVAAFILALVVATSIALAPMRNVLRGRLDAIGGLNRERSEMGLRRSTKRIHGALVAGQVTLAVLLVAGATLLVRSVERLRSLDLGFDPRGVSTFTLMPSENEPAESRRQFVRDLAARVSAMPGVTAAGLTNRLPVRDGGFQGPVLPEGHPELEGPKRPNSLYRTATPALFRAMGMHLREGRGIDSTDVAGSLPVTVISESFARRMWPGQSAIGKHINTGYTGTIISRTIVGVAAETRMTTMTGEIPFTMWVPLEQHTAPDGAVLVVRSNGDPASLTTAVRRAAAELDPQVAVARIETMDQVLATALAQPLRLRFFLTLFGALALALGAIGVYGVVSYSVARRRAEYAIRVALGASPTRVLGEVFQRGLAPVVLGTIVGVLAAVAFGRVLAGVLFGVEPTDPTSIATASGLLLLVGAIATLAPALRAGRTNPASALRSE, from the coding sequence GTGCTCACCCGTCTCGCTAGCGAATTCGCCGCCGACGTCCGGCATGCCGTTAGGCAGATGCGCCGCCGATTGACGTTCACCGCCACCGTCATCCTCACGCTGGGACTCGGGATCGGCGCCACCGTCGCGCTATTGAGCGTCGTCAACGCGCTGCTCCTTCGGCCACTTCCCTACGCGCACGAGGAAAACGTCCGGATCTTCTGGATGGACTACGACTGGCGCGGCGAAGAGTACGATTTCGTGCGAGCGCGACCCGGGGTGTTCGAGGCTGTGGCTGCGTTCTCCACCAATGGGGCGCCGTATCACGTGAGCGCGAACGACCCTGGCGACGCCAAATTGCTCGGTTACACCGTTGCGACATCGTCGCTCTTTGACGTCCTCGGGACCCACGCCTATCAAGGCCGCACGCTGAACGTGGAGGACGATCGCCCTGGAGCGCCGCTGGTGATCGTCATCAGCTACGGAATGTGGAAGCAGGACCTCGGTGCCGACCCGCACGTGATCGGCCATCAGCTGGTTCTCGACGGCAAGCCTGTGACTGTCGTCGGCGTGATGCCCAAGGGTTTTTATTTCCCAACCCCCGAGATGCGCGCGTGGCGGCCGCTGCAGCTCGACGCGTCGACTTCGTTTTATCACGACGTCGGCTACCTGACGCTCCTCGGCCGCATCCGTGCCGGTGTCGCACCAGAGCTCGTACAGAGCGATATCCAACGAATCGGTCGTGCGTTAGGTGCGCAATACACATACACGGTAGGCTGGGACAAGGCGAAGAATCCCAGCTCGCTACCGGTCCGCACTTACCTCCTCGGTAACGTCAGGGGCGCTGTGCTGTTGCTCTTTGGCGCCGTGACGTTGCTGCTGCTCATTGCCTGCGCCAACGCCGCGGCCCTCATCCTCGCCCGAACGAGCGACCGTACCGGCGAGCTCGCGGTCCGCGTCGCGTTAGGCGCCAATCATCGAAGGCTCGCGCGCCAGATTCTCACCGAGGCGTTCGTCCTCGCACTTGGCGCGGCGGTGCTTGGCACCGCGATTGCCGTCGGTGGATTCGGTGTGTTGATCGCCAGTCTGCCTCTTCAGGGCGGCCTGGACGAAGCGGTCACGATGGGTTGGGTGACATTCGTCGCGGCGTTCATTCTGGCGCTCGTCGTGGCGACGTCGATCGCGCTGGCGCCGATGCGCAATGTGCTTCGCGGCCGGCTCGATGCGATCGGCGGCCTGAATCGCGAGCGCAGCGAAATGGGCCTCCGACGCAGCACCAAGCGCATCCACGGCGCGCTCGTCGCCGGTCAGGTGACGCTTGCGGTATTGCTCGTCGCGGGTGCGACGTTGCTCGTTCGCTCCGTCGAGCGACTCCGGTCGCTCGACCTCGGCTTCGACCCGCGCGGCGTGTCGACGTTCACACTCATGCCAAGCGAGAATGAGCCGGCCGAATCACGGCGGCAGTTCGTCCGCGATCTCGCTGCCCGTGTGAGTGCGATGCCTGGCGTCACCGCGGCCGGCCTAACGAATCGGCTGCCGGTGCGCGATGGCGGCTTTCAGGGTCCCGTGCTGCCGGAGGGCCATCCCGAGCTCGAGGGGCCCAAGCGACCCAACAGTCTCTATCGCACAGCGACACCGGCACTCTTCCGCGCGATGGGCATGCACCTTCGCGAAGGGCGCGGCATCGATTCCACCGACGTCGCGGGTTCGCTGCCGGTGACGGTGATCAGTGAATCCTTCGCCCGTCGCATGTGGCCCGGACAGAGCGCAATCGGCAAGCACATCAACACGGGCTACACCGGAACGATTATCTCGCGCACGATTGTCGGCGTTGCCGCCGAGACGCGCATGACCACGATGACGGGCGAGATTCCGTTCACGATGTGGGTTCCTCTCGAGCAGCACACCGCGCCCGATGGCGCGGTGCTCGTCGTCCGTTCGAACGGTGATCCGGCGAGCCTAACGACGGCCGTCCGGCGCGCGGCCGCCGAATTGGATCCACAGGTTGCCGTCGCGCGAATCGAGACGATGGACCAGGTGCTCGCGACCGCGCTCGCACAGCCACTGCGGCTTCGCTTCTTCCTCACGCTCTTCGGCGCGCTGGCCCTCGCGCTTGGCGCCATCGGCGTCTATGGCGTGGTGTCGTACTCCGTGGCGCGCCGCCGCGCCGAATACGCGATTCGCGTCGCGCTCGGTGCGTCGCCGACGCGCGTGCTCGGCGAGGTGTTCCAGCGTGGCTTGGCGCCGGTGGTGCTCGGGACGATCGTCGGAGTGCTGGCGGCAGTCGCCTTCGGCCGCGTGCTTGCTGGTGTCCTTTTCGGCGTCGAGCCAACGGACCCTACGAGCATCGCGACGGCG